In Microbispora sp. ZYX-F-249, a genomic segment contains:
- a CDS encoding carbohydrate-binding protein, whose product MQLRFGTGRHTRALVALLASLLLAVAGLVAGTAASASAAPNSVVMLAYPAWAPNTWYAVGARVTYNGADYECIQAHTSLTGWEPPIVPALWKQVSGGGDPSPSPSPTQPAGAPGKPGNPSVTGTTNASISLSWGASSGTVTGYRVYEGTSVKATVGGTSATISGLGTCTTHTYTVKAYNSNGESAASGAVTGTTTGCPQSGGKLPGAPYLYEGWGNPPNPATVMNATGVKQFTMAFMLSGGGCTPAWDGSRPLSGSPDATAISQIKAAGGNVQISFGGWSGNKLGPNCSSSSAFASAVQQVINAYNPAAVDFDIENSDEFENEAVQDRILGGLKIVKQNNPNVKVVVTFGTSTTGPSWWGTRLINQSKALGVNIDNYTIMPFDFGGGANMYQNTVNASEGLKNALKAAWGWSDAQAYAHMGISGMNGLSDQQELTSLSTWTQIRDWAKSKGLGRLAFWSVNRDRGCPGGGVVSNCSGIAQNDWDFTRVTAGF is encoded by the coding sequence ATGCAGCTTCGCTTCGGTACGGGCCGGCACACCAGGGCGCTGGTCGCCCTGCTGGCCTCCCTCCTCCTGGCCGTCGCCGGACTGGTCGCGGGAACGGCCGCGTCCGCCTCGGCGGCCCCGAACAGCGTGGTCATGCTGGCCTACCCGGCCTGGGCCCCGAACACCTGGTACGCCGTCGGCGCCCGGGTGACCTACAACGGCGCCGACTACGAGTGCATCCAGGCGCACACGTCGCTGACCGGCTGGGAGCCGCCGATCGTCCCGGCGCTGTGGAAGCAGGTCAGCGGTGGCGGCGACCCGTCGCCGAGCCCGTCGCCGACACAGCCCGCGGGTGCGCCCGGCAAGCCGGGCAACCCGTCGGTCACCGGCACCACGAACGCGTCGATCTCGCTGTCCTGGGGTGCGTCGAGCGGCACCGTGACCGGCTACCGGGTCTACGAGGGCACCTCGGTCAAGGCCACGGTCGGCGGCACCAGCGCCACGATCTCCGGCCTCGGCACCTGCACCACCCACACGTACACGGTCAAGGCGTACAACTCGAACGGCGAGTCCGCGGCGAGCGGTGCGGTGACCGGCACGACCACGGGCTGCCCCCAGAGCGGCGGGAAGCTCCCCGGCGCGCCGTACCTGTACGAGGGCTGGGGCAACCCGCCGAACCCGGCCACGGTCATGAACGCCACCGGGGTCAAGCAGTTCACGATGGCCTTCATGCTCTCCGGCGGCGGCTGCACCCCGGCGTGGGACGGCTCCCGCCCGCTGTCCGGCAGCCCTGACGCCACCGCGATCTCGCAGATCAAGGCCGCGGGCGGCAACGTCCAGATCTCCTTCGGCGGCTGGTCCGGCAACAAGCTCGGCCCCAACTGCTCCAGCTCGTCCGCCTTCGCCTCGGCCGTCCAGCAGGTCATCAACGCCTACAACCCGGCCGCGGTCGACTTCGACATCGAGAACAGCGACGAGTTCGAGAACGAGGCCGTCCAGGACCGCATCCTCGGCGGACTGAAGATCGTCAAGCAGAACAACCCGAACGTCAAGGTCGTCGTCACCTTCGGCACCAGCACGACCGGCCCGAGCTGGTGGGGCACGCGCCTGATCAACCAGTCGAAGGCGCTCGGCGTCAACATCGACAACTACACGATCATGCCGTTCGACTTCGGCGGCGGCGCGAACATGTACCAGAACACGGTCAACGCGTCCGAGGGCCTGAAGAACGCGCTCAAGGCGGCCTGGGGCTGGAGCGACGCCCAGGCGTACGCGCACATGGGCATCTCGGGCATGAACGGCCTGTCCGACCAGCAGGAGTTGACATCGCTGTCCACCTGGACGCAGATCCGTGACTGGGCCAAGTCGAAGGGCCTGGGCCGGCTCGCCTTCTGGTCGGTCAACCGCGACCGCGGCTGCCCGGGCGGTGGCGTGGTGTCGAACTGCAGCGGCATCGCGCAGAACGACTGGGACTTCACCCGGGTCACCGCGGGCTTCTGA
- a CDS encoding chitinase, with product MKKLIGLGAAASVAFAGLLTPAFTGPARAANIAANPGFESGLSGWTCASTAQAVPSPVHGGSRALSATPAGSDYARCEQTITVKPSTTYALSAWVRGNYVFLGATGAGVNAQTWASPGASWSQLSTSFTTGSSTTSVTIYVNGWYGQGAYYADDVVLDGPGAPASPSPSPSPSPSASPSASPSPSPSPSVSPTPPPPGGKRLMAGYLHASFANGSGYVRMADVPDAWDIIDLAFGEPTSPTSGDIRFTRCPAAECPNVESDAEFAAAIRAKQAAGKKVLISIGGQNGIVQLTTTAARDTFVRSVAAIIDRYGLDGLDIDFEGHSLSLNPGDTDFRNPTTPVVVNLISAIRSLKARYGAKFTLTMAPETFFVQLGYQFYGPGRSGTADARSGAYLPVIHALRDDLTLLHVQDYNSGPIMGLDNQYHTMGVADFHVAMTDMLLTGFPVAGGATFPPLRPDQVAIGLPAAPYAGNGYTTTAEVRSAFGCLAKGTGCGSYRPHGVFPGLRGLMAWSVNWDRYTGSEFSRSHRAFLDALD from the coding sequence ATGAAGAAGCTCATCGGCCTCGGCGCGGCGGCGTCCGTCGCCTTCGCCGGCCTGCTCACGCCGGCGTTCACCGGACCGGCCCGTGCCGCGAACATCGCCGCCAATCCGGGGTTCGAGTCGGGCCTGTCGGGCTGGACGTGCGCATCCACGGCGCAGGCGGTGCCGAGCCCGGTCCACGGCGGGTCGAGGGCCCTGTCCGCGACCCCGGCCGGCAGTGACTACGCCCGGTGCGAGCAGACGATCACGGTCAAGCCGTCCACGACGTACGCGCTGTCGGCGTGGGTGCGGGGGAACTACGTGTTCTTGGGCGCGACCGGCGCCGGCGTGAACGCCCAGACGTGGGCGTCGCCGGGAGCGTCCTGGTCGCAACTGTCCACGTCGTTCACGACGGGGTCGTCCACCACGAGTGTGACGATCTACGTCAACGGCTGGTACGGCCAGGGCGCCTACTACGCCGACGACGTCGTCCTCGACGGTCCCGGCGCCCCGGCCTCGCCGTCTCCCTCCCCGTCCCCGTCTCCGTCGGCGTCGCCCTCGGCGAGCCCGTCCCCGTCGCCCTCGCCGTCCGTCTCGCCCACGCCCCCGCCGCCGGGCGGGAAGCGGCTCATGGCGGGCTACCTGCACGCCTCGTTCGCCAACGGCTCCGGTTACGTCCGGATGGCCGACGTCCCCGACGCGTGGGACATCATCGACCTGGCCTTCGGCGAGCCGACCTCGCCGACCTCCGGCGACATCCGGTTCACCCGCTGCCCGGCCGCCGAGTGCCCGAACGTCGAGAGCGACGCCGAGTTCGCCGCGGCCATCCGCGCGAAACAGGCGGCCGGCAAGAAGGTGCTGATCTCCATCGGCGGCCAGAACGGGATCGTCCAGCTCACCACCACCGCCGCCCGGGACACGTTCGTCCGGTCGGTCGCCGCGATCATCGACAGGTACGGCCTGGACGGCCTGGACATCGACTTCGAGGGCCACTCGCTGTCGCTGAACCCCGGCGACACCGACTTCCGCAACCCGACGACACCGGTGGTCGTGAACCTCATCTCCGCGATCCGGTCGCTCAAGGCCAGGTATGGCGCGAAGTTCACGCTCACCATGGCCCCCGAGACGTTCTTCGTCCAGCTCGGCTACCAGTTCTACGGCCCGGGCCGCAGCGGCACGGCCGACGCCCGCTCCGGGGCGTACCTGCCCGTGATCCACGCGTTGCGTGACGACCTCACGCTGCTGCACGTCCAGGACTACAACTCCGGGCCGATCATGGGTCTCGACAACCAGTACCACACGATGGGCGTGGCCGACTTCCACGTCGCCATGACCGACATGCTGCTCACCGGCTTCCCCGTGGCCGGGGGCGCGACCTTCCCGCCGCTGCGTCCCGACCAGGTCGCGATCGGCCTGCCCGCCGCGCCGTACGCCGGCAACGGCTACACCACGACGGCCGAGGTGCGCAGCGCCTTCGGCTGCCTGGCGAAGGGGACGGGCTGCGGCTCCTACCGGCCGCACGGCGTCTTCCCCGGCCTGCGCGGCCTCATGGCCTGGTCCGTCAACTGGGACAGGTACACGGGCTCCGAATTCTCCCGCTCCCACAGGGCGTTTCTCGACGCCCTGGATTGA
- a CDS encoding cellulose binding domain-containing protein encodes MQIKHVWRALAAMAAVALALVALPAEAATVKAVFSADSDWGSGYQGRYTVTNTGTSALSGWTVEFDLPAGSTAGSYWDALMTRSGDHYTFRNREYNGVLAPGASATFGWVNSGPGKPVNCRLNGGPCDGVSTSPSPSPSASPSTSPSPPPPAPGALRTAPYVDMGAWPTPSLPAMAAASGLKSFTLAFVTASGCKAMWFNAYDPRQKWAKDQIDAIRAGGGDVKVSFGGATGIELAQACTDVNALVTEYDAVVTAYDLKYIDLDIEGSAAAEPASIARRSQALARLQQAHPDLKISLTLPVLPNGLTADGLNVVRSARDAGVRLDTVNVMAMDYYQSVDYGDAAVQAAGSTFGQLKSLYPSLSDAQVWRMVGVTPMLGRNDDGRIYNQDDARQLVAFAKDRHLGLLAFWETTRDRNACTGALYACTNVPQSPYEFSKIFASYTG; translated from the coding sequence ATGCAGATCAAGCACGTCTGGCGGGCGCTCGCCGCGATGGCCGCAGTCGCGCTCGCTCTCGTCGCGCTGCCCGCCGAGGCCGCGACGGTCAAGGCCGTCTTCTCCGCCGACTCCGACTGGGGCTCCGGTTACCAGGGCCGCTACACCGTCACCAACACGGGGACCTCCGCGCTCTCCGGCTGGACGGTCGAGTTCGACCTCCCCGCCGGCTCGACGGCCGGGTCCTACTGGGACGCGCTGATGACGCGTTCCGGCGACCACTACACGTTCAGGAACCGCGAGTACAACGGCGTCTTGGCCCCCGGTGCCTCGGCGACGTTCGGCTGGGTGAACAGCGGGCCCGGCAAACCGGTGAACTGCCGGCTGAACGGCGGCCCGTGCGACGGCGTCTCGACCTCGCCGTCCCCGTCACCGAGCGCGTCCCCCAGCACCTCTCCCAGCCCGCCGCCGCCCGCGCCCGGCGCCCTGCGCACCGCGCCGTACGTGGACATGGGCGCCTGGCCGACCCCGAGCCTGCCCGCGATGGCCGCGGCGTCCGGCCTGAAGAGCTTCACTCTCGCGTTCGTCACCGCGTCGGGCTGCAAGGCCATGTGGTTCAACGCGTACGACCCGCGGCAGAAATGGGCGAAGGACCAGATCGACGCCATCAGGGCCGGCGGCGGGGACGTCAAGGTGTCCTTCGGCGGCGCGACCGGCATCGAGCTCGCCCAGGCGTGCACGGACGTGAACGCGCTGGTCACCGAGTACGACGCCGTCGTCACCGCCTATGACCTGAAATACATCGACCTCGACATCGAGGGATCGGCGGCGGCCGAGCCCGCGTCCATCGCCCGCCGATCCCAGGCGCTCGCCCGGCTGCAGCAGGCCCACCCCGACCTGAAGATCTCCCTCACCCTGCCCGTCCTGCCGAACGGCCTGACCGCCGACGGCCTCAACGTGGTGCGGTCCGCCCGCGACGCCGGGGTCAGGCTCGACACCGTCAACGTCATGGCCATGGACTACTACCAGTCCGTCGACTACGGCGACGCGGCGGTCCAGGCGGCCGGCAGCACCTTCGGCCAGCTCAAGAGCCTGTATCCCAGCCTGTCCGACGCGCAGGTGTGGCGGATGGTCGGGGTAACGCCGATGCTCGGCCGAAACGACGACGGCCGGATCTACAACCAGGACGACGCCCGTCAGCTCGTCGCCTTCGCCAAGGACAGGCACCTCGGCCTGCTGGCCTTCTGGGAGACGACCCGCGACCGCAACGCCTGCACCGGCGCGCTCTACGCCTGCACCAACGTCCCCCAGTCGCCCTACGAGTTCTCCAAGATCTTCGCTTCGTACACGGGATGA
- a CDS encoding glycoside hydrolase family 18 protein produces the protein MGAITRGAFTVVVLSALLSSLFVAWYGPARATETGTTAVSQARSRVVAPRAAPAPARAAVAPAQAGAAQAATAQAATAQAGMAQAGTAHAATAHAVTVQNAVPVPEVTVTVTVTPSPSPSPGRIRVGYVAQRGAYGATSTVRDLETGGLAGRLTHVLYAFANIDPASLTCLTGVTRPLAPDPNDPDQGDGAGDAWADYQRGFTAAESLDGVADPPDAPLAGNFNQLKKLKARHPGLKTLISIGGWTYSKYFSDVARTAAGRQRFVKSCLDAYIRGDLPGAGGRGGPGSAAGVFDGIDVDWEWPGGKGHLGNHSSVDDRRNLTALLTEFRAQLDALGAATGRHYLLTVYLPADPDRIDAGFELERLVGLVDFVNVQRDGRHAVREGAVLR, from the coding sequence ATGGGAGCGATCACGCGTGGCGCCTTCACCGTCGTGGTCCTGAGCGCCCTGCTGTCCTCGTTGTTCGTCGCCTGGTACGGCCCGGCCCGCGCCACCGAGACCGGCACGACGGCCGTCAGCCAGGCCAGGTCACGGGTCGTGGCACCGCGGGCCGCCCCCGCGCCGGCGCGGGCAGCGGTCGCCCCCGCGCAAGCAGGCGCCGCACAAGCCGCAACGGCACAAGCCGCAACCGCACAAGCAGGAATGGCGCAAGCGGGCACCGCGCATGCCGCGACCGCGCACGCCGTGACGGTGCAGAACGCCGTTCCCGTGCCGGAGGTGACGGTCACGGTGACCGTCACGCCGTCGCCGTCCCCCTCGCCGGGCCGCATCAGGGTCGGGTACGTCGCGCAGCGCGGCGCGTACGGCGCGACGTCCACCGTGCGCGACCTCGAGACCGGCGGGCTGGCGGGCAGGCTGACCCACGTCCTCTACGCGTTCGCGAACATCGACCCCGCATCGCTGACCTGTCTCACCGGGGTCACCCGGCCGCTGGCACCCGACCCGAACGACCCCGACCAGGGCGACGGCGCGGGGGACGCCTGGGCCGACTACCAGCGTGGCTTCACGGCCGCCGAGTCGCTGGACGGCGTGGCCGATCCCCCCGACGCCCCGCTCGCCGGGAACTTCAACCAGCTGAAGAAGCTGAAGGCCCGCCACCCCGGCCTGAAGACGCTGATCTCGATCGGCGGCTGGACGTATTCCAAGTACTTCTCCGACGTCGCGCGGACCGCCGCCGGCCGGCAGAGGTTCGTCAAGTCGTGTCTCGACGCGTACATCAGGGGCGACCTGCCGGGGGCCGGCGGCAGGGGCGGGCCGGGCAGCGCGGCCGGCGTCTTCGACGGCATCGACGTCGACTGGGAGTGGCCCGGCGGCAAGGGGCACCTGGGCAACCACAGCAGCGTCGACGACAGGCGGAACCTGACGGCCCTGCTGACCGAGTTCCGCGCGCAACTCGACGCGCTCGGCGCGGCCACGGGCCGCCACTATCTGCTCACGGTCTACCTCCCCGCCGACCCGGACCGCATTGACGCCGGGTTCGAACTGGAGAGGCTGGTCGGCCTCGTCGACTTCGTCAACGTGCAGAGGGACGGCCGGCACGCCGTCCGTGAGGGGGCCGTCCTGCGCTGA
- a CDS encoding ATP-binding cassette domain-containing protein codes for MTYAIEAHGLVKRYGGKAALAGVDLAAPPGTVLGVLGPNGAGKTTAVRILATLVSPDAGRAAVGGHDVVKAPAEVRRLIGLTGQYASVDEKLTGRQNLVMTGRLLGMSRAAARGRAAALLGEFGLEDAADRAAGSYSGGMRRRLDLAVSLVGRPSIVFMDEPTTGLDPRARADLWRIVREQVAGGATVLLTTQYLEEADQLADDIVLIDHGEVAARGTPGELKARAGDRRLEVRPERDAEKAESILAEVTGLAPHRGENGLLSVPLRDPAVTLAVFRRLEEAGVPLAEHAVRRPTLDEAFLAITDTTTSGRTR; via the coding sequence ATGACGTACGCGATTGAGGCCCACGGTCTCGTGAAGAGATACGGCGGCAAGGCCGCGCTGGCGGGGGTCGACCTCGCCGCGCCGCCGGGCACGGTGCTCGGCGTGCTCGGCCCGAACGGCGCGGGCAAGACCACCGCGGTCCGGATCCTCGCCACGCTCGTCTCCCCCGACGCGGGGCGGGCGGCCGTCGGCGGGCACGACGTGGTGAAGGCCCCGGCGGAGGTGCGGAGGCTGATCGGGCTGACCGGCCAGTACGCGTCGGTGGACGAGAAGCTGACCGGGCGGCAGAACCTGGTGATGACCGGGCGGCTTCTCGGCATGAGCCGGGCCGCGGCCCGGGGCAGAGCGGCGGCGCTGCTCGGGGAGTTCGGGCTGGAGGACGCCGCCGACCGGGCCGCGGGGTCGTACTCGGGCGGCATGCGGCGACGGCTCGACCTGGCCGTCAGCCTGGTCGGACGGCCGTCGATCGTCTTCATGGACGAGCCGACGACCGGCCTCGACCCACGCGCCAGGGCGGACCTGTGGCGCATCGTGCGCGAGCAGGTGGCGGGCGGGGCGACCGTGCTGCTCACGACGCAGTACCTGGAGGAGGCCGACCAGCTCGCCGACGACATCGTGCTCATCGACCACGGCGAGGTGGCCGCGAGGGGAACGCCGGGCGAGCTGAAGGCCAGGGCGGGCGACCGGCGGCTGGAGGTACGGCCCGAGCGCGACGCGGAGAAGGCGGAGTCGATCCTCGCCGAGGTCACCGGGCTGGCCCCGCATCGCGGGGAGAACGGGCTGCTCAGCGTGCCGCTGCGGGACCCGGCGGTGACCCTGGCCGTGTTCCGGCGGCTGGAGGAGGCCGGCGTCCCTCTCGCCGAGCACGCCGTCCGCAGGCCCACGCTCGACGAGGCGTTCCTCGCCATCACAGACACCACGACCTCGGGGAGGACGCGATGA
- a CDS encoding ABC transporter permease produces MTVAPAGTPAPPADRVHGDAMTAVPSTSGRRGALAQGMTLAWRSLVPLGNQPGRLVQFLLQPIFMVLVFVLMFGAMSGDPGHAARYLMPGVLTQVSLMSTITTGMNLAEDIGNGVFDRFRAMPIARSAPLVGRVAADALTTTVTIVVALIAGIAAGFRITAPPAEALAGLVLLLLFTLALSWVSAWLGLKARSVASMQGMATAVLLPLTFGSSAFIPPANLPGVLRWWSSVNPVSHLADAVRALLTGAPVGAHAWVTLAWAAAVTVCFVPLAVRAYTRRIR; encoded by the coding sequence ATGACCGTCGCACCCGCCGGGACACCGGCACCACCGGCCGACCGCGTCCACGGGGACGCGATGACCGCCGTACCGTCCACGAGCGGGCGCCGGGGCGCGCTCGCGCAGGGCATGACGCTCGCGTGGCGGAGCCTGGTGCCGCTCGGGAACCAGCCCGGCCGGCTCGTCCAGTTCCTGCTTCAGCCGATCTTCATGGTCCTGGTGTTCGTCCTGATGTTCGGGGCCATGTCCGGCGACCCCGGGCACGCCGCGCGCTATCTGATGCCCGGCGTGCTCACCCAGGTGTCCCTGATGTCGACGATCACCACGGGCATGAACCTCGCCGAGGACATCGGCAACGGCGTGTTCGACCGGTTCCGGGCCATGCCGATCGCCCGCTCGGCCCCGCTGGTCGGCCGGGTCGCCGCCGACGCGCTGACGACGACGGTGACCATCGTGGTGGCCCTGATCGCCGGGATCGCCGCCGGGTTCCGGATCACGGCTCCACCCGCGGAGGCGCTGGCCGGCCTCGTCCTCCTGCTGCTGTTCACGCTGGCGCTGAGCTGGGTGTCGGCCTGGCTCGGGCTCAAAGCCAGGTCCGTCGCCTCGATGCAGGGCATGGCGACCGCCGTGCTGCTGCCGCTGACGTTCGGCAGCAGCGCGTTCATCCCCCCGGCCAACCTGCCGGGCGTGCTGCGCTGGTGGTCGTCGGTCAACCCGGTCTCGCACCTGGCCGACGCCGTCCGCGCCCTGCTCACCGGCGCTCCCGTGGGTGCCCACGCCTGGGTCACGCTGGCCTGGGCCGCCGCCGTGACCGTGTGCTTCGTCCCGCTCGCCGTACGCGCCTACACCCGGAGGATTCGATGA
- a CDS encoding AfsR/SARP family transcriptional regulator gives MRVRLLGALEVLGDDGAPAAVAGARVRALLAVLALRPGGLVRADRLVDALWADDPPVNAANALQTLVKRLRAALGRPGAVVWRDGGYVLDVDPARVDAHEFMRLTLPYATGTVPDDAADADVVCGELDEALALWRGPALAGLHGTPYLAAAATRLEERRLAVVEARAAAYLAAGREVDLSAEVAAHPLRERLSALAMRALARSGRQAAALALFERVRRALSDELGVDPGPELRAAHLDVLRGRVTAAPAAGPAPHARRSHGAADAVAGGVGDTGGDAGRDNPSGTVSGTGRRGGRVWAPPTTFVGREEEVARLSALLRDSRLVTVVGPGGAGKTRLAVETALRAAGNGAAGNRAAGESTAGSGAAGVGGSEADGYGGNAWGESGWGGNGWGEGAWLAELAPLTDPADVVRAVLEALGADAEPRVDGDWRRDPQDPAERLAASLSGRELLLVLDNCEHVIDAAAGLAELVLRRCPGVRVLATSREPLGVPGETLAPIPPLGLPPEGVTPDEAGRHPAVRLLVDRARAVSPGFALDEHTTPHVVTICRRLDGMPLAIELAAARIRALGPERLAARLDDRFRLLTGGSRTALPRHRTLSAVVEWSWDLLTPEERTLAERLAVFAGGVTLDDAEPVCGGDGLDVVAVLPSLVDKSLLETTGDGRFRMLETIRAYALRRLTDTGELGRYRRGHAAHFLRLAEEAEPRLRGAGQLEWMARLTAEQDNLNAALRWAVDAREAETALRLCGALSWYWWLRGHRAHAAAWAGQVLGLVPEPPAGLVRAYAGCRFAVTVTRLGTIWLEPARLEEIRREFGDLVEAARREGPVHPMLLILRAVVTAMAGRREEAAALLDAYAGSDDPWLAGSALMIRGGSLGLPGDGERDVEEAVRAFRALGERWGLSEALLTLATLRAGRGAPTAGLIDELAGLTEGWVSADDTISTLTRMAELRLRAGDIAGAAADVAAARSHVSGTVSPYALAQVSMGEAKLARSMGDLDDAAAAYEKALALLREHLTIPQLLASAYAEYGRTLLAGGDLDSALARHHEALEALGAAPDPPVLASVLAGLAVIALTGEDAQRAAVLFGAADAAHRGWRADAEAAEALTAAREAAGPAFDAAYERGRTASREDLGLPATGSSR, from the coding sequence GTGCGGGTTCGTCTCCTCGGCGCGCTCGAGGTCCTCGGTGACGACGGGGCTCCGGCCGCCGTCGCGGGGGCGCGGGTGCGCGCGCTGCTGGCCGTGCTGGCCCTGCGGCCCGGCGGTCTCGTCCGGGCCGACCGGCTCGTGGACGCGCTGTGGGCGGACGACCCGCCGGTCAACGCCGCGAACGCCCTGCAGACACTGGTGAAACGCCTGCGCGCCGCGCTGGGGCGGCCCGGTGCGGTCGTGTGGCGCGACGGAGGATACGTGCTCGACGTCGACCCGGCGCGGGTCGACGCCCACGAGTTCATGCGGCTGACCCTGCCGTACGCGACGGGGACGGTGCCGGACGACGCGGCGGACGCCGACGTCGTGTGCGGGGAGCTGGACGAGGCGCTGGCGTTGTGGCGCGGCCCCGCACTGGCCGGTCTGCACGGGACGCCGTATCTGGCGGCCGCGGCCACCCGGTTGGAGGAGCGGCGGCTGGCCGTGGTCGAGGCCCGTGCCGCCGCGTATCTCGCGGCGGGCCGTGAGGTGGACCTGTCGGCAGAGGTGGCCGCCCACCCGCTGCGGGAGCGGCTGTCCGCGCTGGCGATGCGCGCGCTCGCGCGCTCGGGCAGGCAGGCGGCGGCGCTGGCCCTGTTCGAGCGGGTCCGGCGGGCGCTCTCGGACGAACTCGGCGTCGATCCGGGCCCGGAGCTGCGGGCCGCCCACCTCGACGTGCTACGCGGGCGAGTCACGGCGGCGCCCGCCGCGGGCCCCGCCCCGCACGCACGTCGCTCGCACGGCGCCGCCGATGCCGTCGCCGGCGGCGTGGGCGACACCGGCGGGGACGCCGGAAGGGACAACCCCAGCGGCACCGTCAGCGGCACGGGCCGGCGCGGGGGCAGAGTGTGGGCGCCGCCGACGACGTTCGTGGGCCGCGAGGAGGAGGTCGCCCGCCTTTCGGCCCTGCTGCGCGACTCCCGGCTGGTCACGGTCGTCGGGCCGGGGGGAGCGGGCAAGACGCGCCTGGCTGTCGAGACCGCCCTGCGCGCCGCCGGGAACGGCGCCGCCGGGAACCGGGCAGCCGGAGAAAGCACCGCCGGGAGTGGCGCCGCCGGGGTGGGCGGCTCCGAGGCGGACGGGTACGGCGGGAACGCGTGGGGCGAGAGCGGGTGGGGCGGGAACGGGTGGGGCGAGGGCGCGTGGCTGGCCGAGCTGGCTCCCCTGACGGATCCCGCGGACGTCGTGCGGGCCGTGCTCGAAGCGCTGGGCGCCGACGCCGAACCCCGCGTGGACGGAGACTGGCGGCGCGACCCGCAGGACCCGGCGGAACGCCTCGCCGCCTCCCTCTCCGGGCGCGAACTGCTGCTCGTCCTCGACAACTGCGAGCACGTGATCGACGCCGCGGCGGGCCTGGCCGAGCTCGTGCTGCGCCGCTGCCCGGGTGTGCGCGTGCTGGCGACCAGCCGCGAGCCGCTCGGCGTGCCGGGGGAGACGCTCGCCCCAATCCCGCCCCTCGGCCTGCCCCCGGAGGGCGTCACCCCCGACGAGGCGGGCCGGCACCCCGCCGTACGCCTCCTGGTGGACCGCGCCCGCGCGGTGAGCCCCGGCTTCGCCCTCGACGAGCACACGACTCCGCACGTCGTCACTATCTGCCGCCGCCTCGACGGGATGCCGCTGGCCATCGAACTGGCCGCGGCGCGCATCAGGGCGCTCGGCCCGGAGCGGCTCGCGGCCCGGCTCGACGACCGGTTCCGCCTGCTGACGGGCGGGAGCCGTACGGCCCTGCCGCGGCACCGGACGCTGAGCGCGGTCGTCGAGTGGAGCTGGGACCTGCTCACGCCCGAGGAGAGGACGCTGGCGGAACGGCTCGCGGTCTTCGCCGGCGGCGTCACGCTGGACGACGCGGAGCCGGTATGCGGGGGCGACGGGCTCGACGTGGTGGCGGTGCTGCCGTCCCTGGTCGACAAGTCCCTGCTGGAGACGACGGGCGACGGCCGGTTCCGGATGCTGGAGACGATCCGCGCGTACGCGTTGCGGCGGCTGACGGACACGGGCGAGCTCGGCCGCTACCGGCGCGGGCACGCGGCGCACTTCCTGCGGCTCGCGGAGGAGGCCGAGCCGCGCCTGCGCGGAGCCGGGCAGCTGGAGTGGATGGCCAGGCTCACGGCCGAGCAGGACAACCTGAACGCCGCCCTGCGCTGGGCCGTCGACGCCCGCGAGGCGGAGACAGCGCTGCGCCTGTGCGGCGCGCTGAGCTGGTACTGGTGGCTGCGCGGCCATCGCGCGCACGCGGCCGCCTGGGCCGGGCAGGTCCTCGGCCTCGTCCCCGAGCCGCCGGCCGGGCTGGTGCGCGCCTACGCCGGGTGCCGGTTCGCGGTCACGGTCACCCGGCTCGGCACGATCTGGCTGGAGCCCGCCCGGCTGGAGGAGATCCGCCGCGAGTTCGGCGACCTCGTCGAGGCGGCCCGGCGCGAGGGGCCGGTGCATCCGATGCTTCTGATCCTGCGGGCGGTCGTGACGGCGATGGCCGGGCGCAGGGAGGAGGCGGCCGCGCTGCTCGACGCGTACGCCGGCTCGGACGATCCCTGGCTGGCCGGCTCGGCGCTGATGATCAGAGGCGGCTCGCTCGGCCTGCCGGGCGACGGCGAACGGGACGTCGAGGAGGCGGTGCGCGCATTCCGGGCGCTGGGGGAGCGCTGGGGGCTCAGCGAGGCCCTGCTCACCCTCGCCACCCTCCGCGCCGGCCGGGGCGCCCCGACCGCCGGCCTGATCGACGAACTCGCCGGGCTCACCGAAGGATGGGTCAGCGCGGACGACACGATCTCCACGCTGACCCGCATGGCGGAGCTGCGGCTGCGGGCGGGCGACATCGCGGGCGCGGCGGCGGACGTCGCGGCCGCCCGCTCGCACGTGTCCGGCACGGTCTCGCCGTACGCGCTCGCGCAGGTGAGCATGGGCGAGGCGAAGCTGGCGCGGAGCATGGGCGATCTCGACGACGCGGCCGCGGCGTACGAGAAGGCCCTGGCCCTGCTGCGGGAACACCTCACCATCCCGCAGTTGCTCGCGTCGGCGTACGCCGAGTACGGCAGGACGCTGCTGGCCGGGGGCGACCTCGACAGCGCGCTGGCGCGTCATCACGAGGCGCTGGAAGCCCTCGGCGCCGCCCCCGACCCGCCGGTCCTCGCGAGCGTGCTGGCCGGGCTGGCCGTGATCGCCCTCACCGGGGAGGACGCGCAGCGTGCGGCGGTGCTCTTCGGCGCGGCCGACGCCGCGCACCGGGGCTGGCGGGCGGACGCCGAGGCCGCCGAGGCGCTGACGGCGGCGCGCGAGGCGGCGGGCCCGGCCTTCGACGCCGCCTACGAGCGCGGCCGTACGGCGTCGCGCGAGGACCTCGGCCTTCCTGCCACCGGCAGCAGCAGGTAG